A single Epinephelus fuscoguttatus linkage group LG13, E.fuscoguttatus.final_Chr_v1 DNA region contains:
- the tyw5 gene encoding tRNA wybutosine-synthesizing protein 5, giving the protein MELQEKVTLPVPIFTEVDKDVFLRQIYPERRPAVLRGMCLGPCLEKWTVEYLGQKGRDKEVKIHVSTVPQMDFLRKNFVYKTLPFKEFVKRASEKKHSDFFLCEDESYYLRSLGEDVRKEPADLSKQFPDLAEDFHIPQFFEPEQFFSSVFRISSCGLQLWTHYDVMDNLLAQVTGMKRVVLYSPQDALHLYLSGDKSEVLDIDSPDLKRFPEFVKAKRYECVLEPGDVLFIPALWFHNTLALQFGVGVNVFWRHLPVDSYDRKDPYGNKDPVAATRALQALERALHTLDELPADYRDFYGRRMIQRIQKRTYCDNLLGTATQDSTQGSTLPSSQFTKPG; this is encoded by the exons ATGGAGCTCCAGGAAAAAGTAACGTTACCCGTGCCGATATTCACAGAAGTTGATAAGGACGTGTTTCTGCGACAGATTTATCCAGAG CGCAGACCAGCCGTGCTCAGAGGGATGTGTCTTGGACCATGCCTAGAAAAGTGGACAGTTGAATATCTTGGACAGAAAGGGAGAGACAAGGAAGTGAAGATTCATGTATCTACTGTGCCACAGATGGACTTCCTTCGCAAAAACTTTGTTTACAA GACTCTGCCATTCAAGGAGTTTGTGAAAAGAGCATCTGAGAAAAAGCACTCTGATTTCTTCCTGTGTGAG GATGAGAGCTACTATCTTCGATCACTAGGAGAAGACGTACGAAAG GAACCTGCTGATCTGAGCAAACAGTTCCCAGACTTGGCAGAGGATTTTCACATCCCGCAGTTCTTTGAACCTGAGCAGTTTTTCTCCAGTGTGTTCCGCATCAGCTCCTGTGGTCTGCAGCTGTGGACACACTACGAT gTGATGGATAACCTGCTGGCTCAGGTGACAGGGATGAAGAGAGTGGTTCTCTACAGCCCCCAGGATGCATTGCACCTTTACCTGTCAG GTGATAAATCAGAGGTTCTGGACATCGACTCCCCAGACCTGAAACGGTTTCCTGAGTTTGTGAAGGCAAAGCGATACGAGTGTGTGTTGGAGCCTGGAGATGTACTTTTTATCCCTG CTCTGTGGTTCCACAATACCCTGGCTCTGCAGTTTGGTGTGGGTGTAAATGTGTTCTGGCGCCATCTACCTGTGGATAGCTATGACAGAAAGGACCCGTACGGTAATAAGGACCCTGTGGCTGCGACTCGCGCCCTTCAGGCACTGGAGAGAGCACTGCACACTCTGGATGAGCTCCCAGCAGATTATCGGGACTTTTATGGACGCCGTATGATACAGCGCATTCAAAAGCGGACATACTGTGACAATCTGTTGGGCACAGCTACACAGGACAGCACACAGGGCAGCACATTACCCAGCAGTCAGTTCACCAAACCTGGATGA